A segment of the Lycium ferocissimum isolate CSIRO_LF1 chromosome 5, AGI_CSIRO_Lferr_CH_V1, whole genome shotgun sequence genome:
CTGGTAGACAATGGTGATGCAGCCAGGATCTTCATGTGCTGGTTTTCCTACGTTCTCATCCTCTGTCGCTGGAAAGTAGTGCAGGCCCATCAAGGCATCCTGAGACCGATCATTGTTGTAGTTAGCGAGGAAGTTAGGAGGGAGGCCCAAACACTCGCTTACGATGCTCTCCAACACAACTCCAAACTTTGTCAAATGTGAAACTATCTCCTCCAATACTTGCCTAAGAAATCAAACATATTTACTTCACAAATAACATTCTTAAAAATTTTATAAAGGGAGAAAATGcaaattaattttctaaattcGTACTAGTTCTTGGAATCATCATATCAGAGGATTGCCAAAACTAGAAACAGTTAATTTGAGATGCAATTGAGAGAGAATATGGCGATAGCGGAAATAGTTAAAATATTACTTGAAATGAGGTGGACTTTTGGGGCAGCCATTGAAGCCAGAAGATGAACGACGAAACACCAAGTGCTCATAAGTCTCAACGGAATTCTGTGtgctttttaaataattttcagGTAGAGAGAGTTTGTTTTCATCTGAACAAGCAGAGAAGATCTTGTACATATCCATGGTTCTGCTCAACAAGTCCAAAGGAATTCCATGATTCGCAATCTGGAAGAAGCCATAGTTAACACATGCTTCGCCTATTTGCTCCATAGTCTTCGTtttcccttcttcattttcctcTGATCTGAAAAAAGGAGAAACATCAATCGTTGGAATATCAAAACTAGCCATGATGTTTTCCTTATTTCTCGACTCTCAATGTTGTTTTAAACCTCTTTATCAACAAAAAAACATTGTTTTAATCCCACAGTTGATTCTTTTTGttgca
Coding sequences within it:
- the LOC132058143 gene encoding 1-aminocyclopropane-1-carboxylate oxidase 5-like, encoding MASFDIPTIDVSPFFRSEENEEGKTKTMEQIGEACVNYGFFQIANHGIPLDLLSRTMDMYKIFSACSDENKLSLPENYLKSTQNSVETYEHLVFRRSSSGFNGCPKSPPHFKQVLEEIVSHLTKFGVVLESIVSECLGLPPNFLANYNNDRSQDALMGLHYFPATEDENVGKPAHEDPGCITIVYQDEVGGLQVHKDGQWIPIAPSKDKLVVNIGDVIQVLSNNKFKSATHRVVNQEEKTVTQINRYSYAYFYNVQGDKWVEPLPQFTKEIGESPKYRGFVFEEYARLRHEKRDSSTA